A region from the Aegilops tauschii subsp. strangulata cultivar AL8/78 chromosome 5, Aet v6.0, whole genome shotgun sequence genome encodes:
- the LOC109774003 gene encoding cinnamoyl-CoA reductase 1, whose amino-acid sequence MTVVAAAAAAAAQELPGHGQTVCVTGAAGYIASWLVKLLLERGYTVKGTVRNPDDPKNAHLKALDGAAERLVLCKADLLDYDAICAAVEGCHGVFHTASPVTDDPEQMVEPAVRGTEYVINAAADAGTVRRVVFTSSIGAVTMDPNRGPDVVVDESCWSDLEFCKKTKNWYCYGKAVAEQAAWEKAAARGVDLVVVNPVLVVGPLLQPTVNASAAHILKYLDGSAKKYANAVQAYVDVRDVAAAHVRVFEAPGASGRHLCAERVLHREDVVHILGKLFPEYPVPTRCSDEVNPRKQPYKMSNQKLQDLGLQFTPVNDSLYETVKSLQEKGHLPAPRKDILPAELDGATA is encoded by the exons ATgaccgtcgtcgccgccgccgccgccgccgcggcgcaGGAGCTGCCCGGGCACGGGCAGACCGTGTGCGTCACCGGCGCCGCCGGGTACATCGCGTCGTGGCTCGTCAAGCTGCTCCTGGAGCGAGGCTACACCGTCAAGGGCACCGTGAGGAACCCAG ATGATCCGAAGAACGCGCATCTGaaggcgctggacggcgccgccgAGAGGCTGGTCCTCTGCAAGGCCGACCTCCTCGACTACGACGCCATCTGCGCCGCCGTCGAGGGCTGCCACGGCGTGTTCCACACCGCCTCCCCCGTCACCGACGACCCC GAGCAGATGGTGGAGCCGGCGGTGAGGGGCACGGAGTACGTGATCAACGCGGCGGCGGACGCCGGCACCGTGCGCCGGGTGGTGTTCACGTCGTCCATCGGCGCCGTCACCATGGACCCCAACCGTGGTCCCGACGTGGTCGTCGACGAGTCCTGCTGGAGCGACCTTGAATTCTGCAAGAAAACCAAG AACTGGTACTGCTACGGCAAGGCGGTGGCGGAGCAGGCGGCGTGGGAGAAGGCCGCGGCGCGCGGCGTCGACCTCGTCGTGGTGAACCCGGTGCTGGTGGTCGGGCCGCTGCTGCAGCCGACGGTGAACGCCAGCGCCGCGCACATCCTCAAGTACCTCGACGGCTCCGCCAAGAAGTACGCCAACGCGGTGCAGGCGTACGTGGACGTGCGCGACGTCGCCGCCGCGCACGTCCGGGTCTTCGAGGCGCCCGGGGCctccggccggcacctctgcgcCGAGCGCGTCCTGCACCGCGAGGACGTCGTCCACATCCTCGGCAAGCTCTTTCCCGAGTACCCCGTCCCAACAAG GTGCTCTGACGAGGTGAACCCACGGAAGCAGCCTTACAAGATGTCCAACCAGAAGCTGCAGGATCTTGGCCTCCAGTTCACTCCTGTCAACGACTCTCTGTACGAGACGGTGAAGAGCCTCCAGGAGAAGGGGCACCTCCCGGCGCCGAGGAAAGATATCCTCCCAGCGGAACTGGACGGTGCAACAGCGTGA